One window of the Tetragenococcus koreensis genome contains the following:
- a CDS encoding M56 family metallopeptidase, with translation MILSYSSVIATFIQCLLILLLVQLLLNFENKKTAITPQFIYIMGLLFFVRLFLPVEFGISLTIASTKIMPAVFNTLHFQLFTINHFAVTVGELLITIGVLGAGYKFMQFIKKNIILHRYIRSKKEEKQRLKMPNTKNFTFSYVQTAQVNSPAIYGIKNPIIFLPNNIEFSDKEFNYIAFHELTHYQKGDTLLTFLLELLTCFYWWNPLLIVFKKQMDKIIELRVDNELLKVFTPDQCIEYMECLLKVKKEQHKKPKSLLAMPHFFNKNIFELRANKILNFSPIKTTNKFICLVTILLSFGSLFFIIEPKSVDSQTQATTFEIEEKKTRKKTF, from the coding sequence ATGATTTTATCTTATTCTTCTGTGATTGCCACCTTTATCCAGTGTTTATTAATATTGCTTCTTGTGCAATTGTTATTAAATTTCGAAAATAAAAAAACGGCAATCACACCGCAGTTTATATATATAATGGGCTTATTATTTTTCGTTCGGTTGTTTCTTCCAGTCGAGTTTGGCATCTCTTTAACAATCGCTTCCACTAAGATCATGCCCGCAGTTTTTAATACGTTACATTTCCAATTATTCACAATCAATCATTTCGCTGTCACTGTGGGAGAGTTGTTAATTACAATCGGGGTGTTAGGCGCTGGCTATAAATTCATGCAGTTTATAAAAAAGAATATCATTCTACACCGTTATATTCGTTCTAAAAAGGAAGAAAAACAACGTTTGAAAATGCCAAACACCAAAAATTTCACGTTTTCCTATGTTCAAACAGCACAGGTTAACTCTCCAGCTATTTATGGGATCAAAAATCCAATTATTTTTTTACCTAATAATATAGAGTTTTCTGATAAAGAATTTAATTACATCGCTTTTCATGAACTTACCCATTACCAAAAAGGAGACACACTATTAACGTTTTTATTAGAACTACTCACTTGTTTTTATTGGTGGAACCCATTGTTAATTGTTTTTAAGAAACAAATGGATAAAATAATAGAACTTCGCGTAGACAATGAGTTACTCAAAGTATTTACTCCTGATCAATGTATTGAATATATGGAATGCCTATTGAAAGTCAAAAAAGAGCAACATAAAAAGCCTAAGTCTCTCCTTGCTATGCCTCATTTTTTTAACAAAAACATCTTTGAATTAAGAGCCAATAAAATACTTAATTTTAGCCCTATAAAAACAACAAATAAGTTCATTTGTTTAGTAACTATTCTTTTATCTTTTGGTTCATTATTTTTTATTATTGAGCCCAAATCTGTTGATAGCCAAACACAAGCAACCACATTTGAAATCGAAGAAAAAAAGACAAGGAAGAAAACTTTCTAA
- a CDS encoding DUF554 domain-containing protein produces MLTGVFINGLAIAIGSLIGILLRNISEEMKETVTKGIGLGVVVLGIQMAIPTQSFIVIMISLSIGALIGEALKIETLMNRFGLFLQKRFSKSESNFAEGFVTASLIFVIGSLGIIGAIQSGVSGDHETLLTKAVMDGFMAIMLTASFGYGVLFSSIPVVLYQGSIAILANFLVQLVSPSFMDELMNEISAIGGLMILGIGLNLLQLTKLRVSNFLPGIVVLIILLSLKFVI; encoded by the coding sequence TTGTTGACAGGGGTTTTTATCAATGGCTTAGCAATAGCCATTGGAAGTTTAATAGGAATATTGTTAAGAAATATTTCTGAAGAAATGAAAGAAACAGTAACAAAAGGAATTGGATTGGGCGTTGTCGTTTTAGGTATACAAATGGCTATTCCAACGCAATCATTTATTGTCATTATGATTAGCCTTTCAATAGGAGCGCTAATAGGTGAAGCATTAAAAATTGAAACTTTAATGAATCGATTCGGTTTATTTTTACAAAAACGTTTTTCTAAATCAGAAAGTAATTTTGCTGAAGGTTTTGTCACAGCTTCTTTGATTTTTGTCATCGGTTCCCTGGGAATTATTGGTGCTATTCAAAGTGGTGTCAGTGGAGATCATGAAACCTTATTAACAAAAGCCGTGATGGATGGTTTTATGGCAATCATGTTAACTGCTTCTTTTGGTTACGGAGTGCTGTTTTCTTCTATTCCCGTTGTGTTATATCAAGGAAGTATAGCGATTTTAGCCAATTTTTTAGTTCAATTAGTATCACCCAGTTTTATGGACGAATTAATGAATGAGATTAGTGCTATCGGTGGGCTGATGATTTTAGGCATTGGTTTAAATTTACTGCAGCTAACAAAACTAAGAGTATCAAATTTTTTACCAGGTATTGTCGTTTTAATTATCCTGCTATCGCTAAAATTTGTAATATAA
- a CDS encoding DUF4767 domain-containing protein gives MKKGLTISLLVSMLLLAGCQSGEEPEASPNENTSTASTSLVESETVESTSQSTTENTTSSNTTESTSSSSEVEERLWDTDKAQSLDTFMTDWGETMDQEYKEYSQGNNVDWYGEQIPDELVGEKKDWNTVLEEEPIDFEWSENGDASEDAYALVAVYSDADTQEYPDQHLYFFTIYDGEPKVLISQQTQGNAENNFYFSETDNEELQDGFSDIVNDDRI, from the coding sequence ATGAAAAAGGGACTGACTATTTCATTACTAGTAAGCATGCTTTTATTGGCGGGGTGCCAATCGGGGGAGGAACCTGAAGCTTCTCCTAATGAGAATACTTCAACTGCCTCAACTTCTCTAGTAGAAAGTGAAACAGTGGAAAGTACTAGCCAAAGTACAACAGAAAATACGACTTCTTCAAATACTACAGAAAGCACTAGCTCTTCTTCAGAAGTAGAAGAGAGATTATGGGATACCGATAAAGCACAATCATTGGATACGTTTATGACTGATTGGGGCGAAACGATGGATCAGGAGTACAAAGAGTATTCCCAAGGAAATAATGTCGATTGGTATGGAGAACAGATTCCAGATGAACTTGTGGGCGAAAAGAAAGATTGGAATACGGTGCTGGAAGAAGAACCGATCGATTTTGAATGGTCGGAAAATGGCGATGCTTCAGAAGATGCTTATGCATTAGTGGCAGTGTATTCAGATGCTGACACGCAAGAGTACCCTGATCAGCATCTGTACTTCTTTACTATCTATGATGGAGAGCCTAAAGTTCTTATCTCGCAACAAACCCAAGGAAACGCGGAAAATAACTTCTATTTTTCAGAAACGGATAACGAGGAACTGCAAGATGGCTTTTCTGATATCGTGAATGATGATCGAATATAG
- a CDS encoding NupC/NupG family nucleoside CNT transporter, translating to MQFVFLLTGLALVFAIGWLVSSDRSQIKFKRMGIMFALQLLISFLCLNTSGGVQLMGSISNFFSWLMEQAAGGVNFVFGGLVIQKGATVFFLDVLMPIVFISALVGILNYLKILPFIIKWTGYLLNKLAGMGELESYFAVSTAILGQPEVFLTIKEKIPKLDEKRLYTICASAMSAVSATVLASYMQLVPGKFVVTAVFLNILSALIVSCIINPYDVSSEEEFSANTAESLDVSKEPFFQVLGNYIQDGFKLATTVAAMLIGFVALVTFLNSTFAAIFNIEFTTVLGYMFSPVAFLMGVPSEDITQVGSLMATKILTNEFAALGELNQVAETLSPKGNAIISSYLISFANFSVVGIITGSIKSISEKQGGFVARFSMKLLLGATLASILTGTIVGLYF from the coding sequence ATGCAATTTGTATTTTTGTTAACAGGACTAGCTTTGGTTTTTGCTATTGGCTGGCTAGTAAGTAGTGATCGTAGTCAAATTAAGTTTAAAAGGATGGGAATAATGTTTGCGTTACAACTGCTTATTTCCTTTCTTTGTTTAAATACTTCCGGTGGTGTTCAATTAATGGGAAGCATCTCTAACTTTTTTAGTTGGCTGATGGAACAAGCTGCTGGTGGTGTTAACTTTGTTTTTGGTGGTTTGGTAATTCAAAAAGGAGCCACTGTATTCTTTTTGGATGTGTTGATGCCAATTGTTTTTATATCGGCATTGGTAGGAATTTTAAATTATCTCAAAATTTTACCATTTATTATTAAGTGGACGGGTTATTTGTTGAATAAACTAGCTGGAATGGGGGAACTGGAAAGTTATTTTGCTGTTTCTACAGCTATCTTAGGTCAACCCGAAGTTTTTTTAACGATTAAAGAGAAAATCCCTAAATTAGATGAAAAGCGTCTTTATACAATCTGTGCTTCTGCGATGAGTGCTGTTTCTGCAACAGTCTTAGCCTCTTATATGCAGTTAGTACCTGGGAAATTTGTTGTGACTGCTGTCTTTTTAAATATCTTATCTGCGCTGATTGTCTCGTGTATCATTAATCCGTATGATGTTTCTTCAGAAGAGGAATTTTCAGCAAATACAGCCGAATCACTAGATGTTTCTAAAGAACCATTTTTTCAAGTGCTAGGAAATTACATTCAAGACGGATTTAAGTTAGCGACTACTGTAGCGGCGATGTTGATAGGTTTTGTAGCTTTGGTTACTTTTTTGAATAGTACGTTTGCGGCCATCTTTAATATTGAATTTACAACGGTTTTAGGATATATGTTTTCCCCAGTTGCTTTTTTGATGGGCGTTCCATCAGAAGATATTACTCAAGTAGGAAGCCTTATGGCGACCAAAATTTTAACGAATGAATTTGCAGCTCTAGGAGAATTAAACCAAGTGGCGGAAACATTGTCTCCGAAAGGAAATGCGATTATTTCTTCTTATTTAATTTCCTTTGCCAATTTCAGCGTTGTAGGCATTATTACTGGTTCAATCAAATCAATTAGCGAAAAACAAGGCGGCTTTGTTGCAAGATTTTCGATGAAACTTCTACTAGGTGCAACTTTAGCTTCCATTTTAACAGGCACTATTGTTGGTTTGTATTTTTAA
- a CDS encoding NAD(P)-dependent oxidoreductase: MKRVLVLGATGKTGQLVLKELANRPSIQVIAGLRKSEDISRLSNLDSSIKTAVIDVEDSACLTKALNNVDVVVQAIRLRGDIPETSLVDMDRKIRQAIANQDEVSMIIVGGAGSLKKANGKRFWEDQNFPRKTLPRGIAHHKLRDYLEENSFKDPWTYLIPPPAFIPDGKRLGDYQKFNSMENEEIFLTKSISYADFAMAIADAVLENWRGVYLIAAGQQSD, encoded by the coding sequence ATGAAAAGAGTATTGGTTTTAGGAGCAACAGGAAAAACGGGACAGTTAGTTTTAAAAGAATTGGCAAATAGACCTTCGATCCAAGTAATTGCCGGGTTAAGAAAATCAGAAGATATTTCTCGGCTATCCAACTTGGATTCTTCAATTAAAACCGCTGTTATAGATGTAGAGGACAGTGCTTGTTTAACTAAAGCGCTGAACAACGTAGATGTAGTTGTTCAAGCGATTCGCTTAAGAGGAGATATACCAGAAACTTCGCTTGTTGATATGGACAGGAAAATTCGTCAAGCAATTGCTAACCAAGACGAAGTTTCTATGATCATTGTGGGAGGAGCGGGGTCTTTAAAAAAAGCAAATGGAAAAAGATTTTGGGAAGATCAAAATTTCCCAAGAAAAACATTGCCAAGAGGTATAGCTCATCATAAATTAAGAGATTATTTGGAAGAAAATTCATTTAAAGATCCTTGGACATATCTCATTCCGCCACCAGCTTTTATACCAGATGGTAAGAGATTAGGGGATTATCAAAAATTTAATTCTATGGAAAATGAAGAAATTTTTTTAACAAAATCGATAAGTTATGCTGACTTTGCGATGGCAATAGCTGACGCCGTTTTAGAAAACTGGCGCGGAGTGTATTTAATCGCAGCAGGTCAGCAATCAGATTAA
- a CDS encoding alpha-amylase — translation MGLNGLMMQYFEWDLPNDGKHWQRLRDDAKHLSEIGITAVWIPPCFKGTGQEDVGYGVYDLYDLGEFDQKGTVRTKYGTKEELHEAIDALHGHGIQVYADVVLNHKAAADKTEMFQAIQVDENDRQKTISEEHEIEGWTHFYFPGRDGKYSDFEWHWYHFSGVSRDEKTDTEGIFQIVGEGKGWADNKEVSNEFGNFDYLMFADIDYGHEEVVEETKQWLNWFINETGIDGIRLDAVKHIKSSMVDELVRYVREEFGEDFFFVAEYWEQDPEILKRYLESQDFDFSMMDVRFHYALHEASVDAQNYDLAKLFDGTLYRDDAKYAVTFVDNHDSQPGQSLESFVEPWFKPLAYGIILLSSYGYPCLYYPDYYGYSSVDVDYEGHQELIDKLLYLRKQFAYGETARYLDDEKCIGFTRSGDDEHPVGCAVVISSGDENEKEMNVGSLHAGETYIDVIGYRDEEVIINEDGSAVFSVGAGSISVWVPKEKLEES, via the coding sequence ATGGGATTAAACGGGTTAATGATGCAATATTTTGAATGGGATTTACCAAATGATGGCAAACACTGGCAACGATTACGTGATGATGCCAAACATCTTAGTGAAATAGGGATTACGGCCGTTTGGATTCCGCCTTGTTTCAAAGGAACAGGTCAAGAGGACGTTGGTTATGGCGTTTATGATTTATACGACTTAGGTGAATTCGACCAAAAAGGGACTGTCCGCACGAAATATGGAACAAAAGAAGAACTGCATGAAGCAATTGATGCTCTACATGGGCATGGTATCCAAGTATATGCAGATGTTGTTTTAAACCATAAAGCTGCTGCTGATAAGACAGAAATGTTTCAAGCGATTCAAGTCGATGAAAATGATCGCCAAAAAACAATTAGTGAAGAACATGAGATTGAAGGCTGGACACATTTTTATTTTCCAGGCAGAGATGGGAAATACTCAGATTTTGAATGGCATTGGTACCATTTTTCAGGCGTTTCCAGAGATGAGAAAACAGATACAGAGGGTATTTTTCAAATCGTAGGCGAAGGTAAAGGTTGGGCTGACAATAAAGAAGTATCCAATGAATTTGGAAATTTCGATTATTTAATGTTCGCTGATATTGATTATGGTCACGAAGAAGTTGTTGAAGAAACCAAGCAATGGTTAAATTGGTTTATTAATGAAACAGGTATTGACGGCATCCGTTTAGATGCAGTAAAACATATTAAAAGTTCAATGGTTGATGAATTAGTAAGGTATGTTCGCGAAGAATTTGGCGAAGATTTCTTTTTTGTTGCAGAATATTGGGAACAAGACCCGGAAATATTGAAACGATATTTAGAAAGTCAGGATTTTGATTTTTCTATGATGGATGTGCGTTTTCACTATGCTCTACATGAAGCATCGGTTGATGCCCAAAATTATGACCTAGCAAAATTATTTGATGGCACTTTATATCGCGATGACGCTAAGTATGCAGTAACGTTTGTAGACAATCATGATTCACAGCCTGGTCAGTCTTTAGAATCTTTTGTAGAACCCTGGTTTAAACCATTAGCTTACGGCATCATTTTACTCAGCTCTTATGGTTATCCTTGCTTGTACTATCCAGATTATTATGGTTATTCTTCAGTAGATGTCGATTATGAGGGTCATCAAGAGTTGATAGATAAATTGCTTTATCTCCGTAAACAGTTTGCCTATGGAGAAACAGCGAGATATTTGGACGATGAAAAATGTATTGGTTTTACGCGAAGTGGAGACGATGAGCATCCTGTGGGATGTGCTGTGGTTATTTCTAGTGGTGACGAAAACGAAAAAGAAATGAATGTCGGGAGTCTTCATGCCGGTGAAACTTATATTGACGTTATAGGATACCGCGATGAAGAAGTAATAATTAATGAAGATGGCTCCGCTGTTTTTTCAGTCGGTGCCGGGTCTATTTCCGTCTGGGTGCCTAAAGAAAAACTTGAAGAGTCATGA
- the asnB gene encoding asparagine synthase (glutamine-hydrolyzing) translates to MCGIVGFVNNTYSFEEKNEQIEQMMERIAHRGPDNSGKFIDGGGALGFRRLSIIDLKSGNQPIFNENDSKAVIFNGEIYNYQELQQDLQEKGHIFKTNADTEVILHGYEEYGTEIVKKLRGMFTFAIWDREKQELFGARDHFGIKPLYYYHKNDTFMFGSEIKSFLDHPAFEKRINPGALKPYMTFQYPATDETFFKDVYRVPEGHYFFVKDGQVTFTQYWDPQYTEEKMTEDEAIDMIDQAVQETTEAHLVSDVEVGTFLSSGVDSSLVTTLTQPNYTFSIGFGEHTYNESSEAKKLTDILNLNNYSRVIESEEAFEAFPTIQYHLDEPSSNASCVPLYFLAKLAREHVKVVLSGEGADELFAGYTEYGFSSNSKMVRVFAQGLKKLPRKSRYRLASRLKNTRNFHGRLHLYQSTAPVEDFFIGQAKVFDEDEAVGYLQPAYQQSESVHDIVDKQYQKVPDLPELKKMQYLDMHQWMPKDILLKADKMTMANSLEARTPLLDIRLMEVAEKIPSKYLLNSKNTKYAFRKAAHRHLPEEWANRKKLGFPVPIKDWLHEERFYKEVREIFAADFAAEFFDQEKILDLLDRNYQQEIDARRRIWTIYSFLVWYKVYFVEEQGNTKAS, encoded by the coding sequence ATGTGTGGAATTGTTGGTTTTGTAAATAATACATATTCGTTTGAAGAAAAGAATGAACAAATTGAACAAATGATGGAACGGATTGCCCATAGAGGCCCTGACAACTCGGGAAAATTCATTGACGGGGGGGGGGCACTAGGCTTCCGTCGTTTGAGCATTATTGATTTAAAATCTGGAAACCAGCCGATATTCAATGAAAATGACTCCAAAGCAGTCATTTTTAATGGCGAGATCTATAACTATCAAGAGTTACAACAAGATCTGCAAGAAAAAGGGCATATTTTTAAGACCAATGCAGATACTGAAGTTATCTTGCATGGCTATGAAGAATATGGAACGGAAATCGTAAAAAAATTACGTGGGATGTTCACTTTTGCCATTTGGGACCGAGAAAAACAAGAACTATTCGGCGCACGTGATCATTTTGGTATCAAACCACTATATTATTACCACAAAAATGATACCTTTATGTTTGGATCCGAAATTAAAAGCTTTTTGGATCATCCAGCATTTGAAAAAAGGATCAATCCAGGAGCTCTAAAACCGTACATGACCTTTCAATATCCTGCTACAGATGAAACATTTTTCAAAGATGTTTATCGCGTCCCAGAAGGTCACTATTTTTTTGTCAAAGATGGACAAGTAACATTTACACAATATTGGGATCCTCAATATACTGAAGAAAAAATGACTGAAGATGAAGCAATTGACATGATCGACCAAGCAGTTCAAGAAACTACTGAGGCCCATTTAGTAAGTGACGTGGAAGTGGGAACTTTCCTTTCCAGTGGGGTGGATTCTAGTCTAGTGACAACACTTACGCAACCTAACTATACGTTTTCGATTGGCTTTGGTGAACACACTTACAATGAATCATCCGAAGCAAAAAAATTAACAGACATTTTAAACCTAAACAACTATTCACGCGTCATCGAATCAGAAGAAGCCTTTGAGGCGTTTCCTACGATTCAATATCATTTAGATGAGCCATCTTCCAATGCTTCCTGTGTCCCGCTTTACTTTTTAGCGAAACTCGCAAGAGAACATGTCAAAGTTGTTCTTTCAGGTGAAGGGGCAGATGAACTATTCGCAGGGTATACAGAATATGGATTTTCTTCCAATTCAAAAATGGTGCGTGTCTTTGCCCAAGGGTTGAAAAAGCTGCCTAGAAAATCACGTTATCGTTTAGCAAGTCGGTTAAAAAATACCCGTAATTTTCATGGGAGACTCCATTTATATCAATCCACAGCACCTGTGGAAGACTTCTTTATTGGACAAGCCAAAGTTTTTGATGAAGACGAAGCAGTTGGTTACTTACAACCAGCCTATCAACAAAGCGAATCCGTGCATGACATTGTCGATAAGCAATACCAAAAAGTACCTGATTTGCCGGAGTTGAAGAAAATGCAATACCTAGATATGCACCAATGGATGCCTAAAGATATTTTATTAAAAGCAGATAAAATGACCATGGCGAATTCTTTAGAAGCACGGACGCCTCTGCTTGATATCCGTTTAATGGAAGTAGCCGAAAAAATCCCATCCAAGTATTTGTTAAATAGTAAAAATACGAAGTACGCTTTTCGTAAAGCAGCGCACCGCCACTTGCCTGAGGAATGGGCCAACCGTAAAAAGTTAGGCTTTCCAGTGCCGATTAAAGATTGGTTACATGAAGAACGTTTTTATAAAGAGGTACGAGAAATATTTGCGGCTGATTTTGCAGCTGAGTTTTTTGACCAAGAAAAAATATTAGATTTGTTAGATCGTAATTATCAACAAGAAATTGATGCACGGCGTAGAATTTGGACGATTTATTCTTTCCTTGTTTGGTACAAAGTTTATTTTGTGGAAGAACAAGGTAACACTAAGGCTTCTTAG
- a CDS encoding helix-turn-helix domain-containing protein: MKKTKKINNRDLDVLEVLWSCKEALTANDIADISDISKNTVLPVLKNLLNQGYIKVDEVVLTGKTLTRKYLPAVDKEEFILKHYDINIDNLLNHFLSKEDDPEVIPKIEGLINKKKNDLKNEDNK; encoded by the coding sequence ATGAAAAAAACTAAAAAAATCAATAATAGAGATTTGGATGTTTTAGAAGTGCTTTGGAGCTGCAAGGAAGCTTTAACTGCAAATGATATTGCTGATATCAGCGATATCAGCAAAAATACCGTATTACCTGTATTAAAAAATTTATTAAATCAGGGGTATATTAAAGTGGACGAGGTAGTACTTACTGGAAAAACATTAACAAGAAAGTATCTACCTGCAGTTGATAAAGAGGAATTTATTTTAAAACACTATGATATAAATATTGATAATCTTTTAAACCATTTTTTGTCAAAAGAAGATGATCCAGAAGTAATTCCAAAAATTGAAGGTCTAATTAACAAAAAAAAGAATGATCTAAAGAATGAGGACAACAAATGA